One part of the Rhodococcus oxybenzonivorans genome encodes these proteins:
- a CDS encoding pyridoxamine 5'-phosphate oxidase family protein, translating into MTHWTQFETEAPDLAKAVIARFEAHKHHVLATVRKDGSPRVSGTEVEFYEGTLLLGSMVGARKVLDLRRDPRFALHSNPGHHTMEGGDAKISGRAEEIVGERKQQIVDHYPDEIGEADVFELAVDEVVLTTVDGEHLYVDLWKPGRGVTRFTK; encoded by the coding sequence ATGACGCACTGGACACAGTTCGAGACCGAAGCGCCCGACCTCGCCAAAGCCGTGATCGCCCGCTTCGAGGCACACAAACACCACGTTCTCGCGACCGTCCGCAAAGACGGCTCACCCAGAGTCAGCGGCACCGAAGTCGAGTTCTACGAGGGCACGCTGCTGCTCGGTTCGATGGTGGGAGCACGAAAGGTGCTCGACCTGCGGCGCGACCCGCGATTCGCCCTCCACAGCAACCCCGGGCACCACACCATGGAGGGCGGCGACGCGAAGATCAGCGGCCGCGCCGAGGAGATAGTCGGCGAGCGGAAACAGCAGATTGTCGACCACTATCCCGACGAGATCGGCGAGGCAGACGTCTTCGAACTCGCCGTCGACGAGGTGGTACTCACCACCGTCGACGGCGAACACCTCTACGTCGACCTGTGGAAGCCGGGTCGGGGCGTCACCCGCTTCACCAAATAG
- a CDS encoding thiolase family protein: MRDAVIVEAVRTPIGKGKPSGALHNVHPVDLLAHSLSTLVERTGIDPALIDDVIGGTVTQVGDQGQNLTRTALLAAGYPESVPGTTVDRQCGSSQQAVHFAAQGVLSGAYDIVVAAGVESMGRVPMGSNVVGRESLGVGFERRYPDGLVPQGISAELIAARWELSRQQLDEFALRSHQKAATAASAGNFAKELVVLPELGVDEGIRPDTTLDVLAGLRPAFHSEHYANRFPDIDWSITAGNSSPLSDGSAALMITTSEIAGRLGLTPLARLHSFAVAGDDPLMMLTAVIPATRKVLARSGLDIADVDLFEVNEAFSSVVLAWAAETGADLERVNVHGGAIALGHPLGASGARIMTTLVNAMEQRGARYGLQTMCEAGGLANATLIERLG; encoded by the coding sequence ATGAGAGACGCCGTCATCGTCGAGGCCGTCCGCACACCGATCGGCAAGGGCAAACCCTCAGGGGCCCTCCACAATGTGCACCCCGTCGATCTCCTCGCACACAGTCTGTCGACCCTCGTCGAGCGCACGGGTATCGATCCCGCACTCATCGACGACGTCATCGGCGGCACCGTGACGCAAGTGGGCGATCAGGGCCAGAACCTTACCCGCACCGCACTTCTCGCCGCCGGTTATCCCGAGTCCGTGCCGGGCACCACGGTCGACCGGCAGTGTGGCAGTAGTCAGCAGGCAGTTCACTTCGCCGCGCAGGGTGTGCTGTCCGGGGCCTACGACATCGTGGTCGCGGCCGGTGTCGAGTCGATGGGCCGGGTCCCGATGGGCTCGAACGTGGTCGGCCGGGAGTCGCTGGGCGTGGGATTCGAGCGCCGCTACCCCGACGGCCTCGTTCCCCAGGGCATCAGCGCCGAACTCATCGCCGCCCGTTGGGAACTGTCCCGACAGCAATTGGACGAGTTCGCGTTACGCAGTCATCAGAAGGCCGCGACGGCAGCGAGCGCGGGGAACTTCGCGAAGGAACTCGTCGTCCTGCCGGAACTCGGTGTCGACGAAGGGATCCGTCCGGATACGACACTCGATGTCCTGGCCGGTCTGCGTCCCGCCTTCCACAGCGAGCACTATGCGAATCGGTTTCCCGACATCGACTGGTCGATCACCGCGGGCAACAGCAGTCCCCTTTCGGACGGGAGCGCCGCCCTGATGATCACGACGTCGGAGATCGCGGGCCGGCTCGGATTGACACCCCTGGCTCGACTGCACAGTTTCGCCGTCGCCGGTGACGATCCGCTGATGATGCTCACCGCGGTCATCCCGGCCACCCGTAAGGTGCTGGCGCGCAGCGGGCTCGACATCGCCGACGTCGACCTGTTCGAGGTCAACGAGGCGTTCTCATCGGTGGTCCTCGCATGGGCGGCCGAGACCGGCGCCGACCTCGAGCGAGTGAACGTTCACGGCGGCGCGATCGCGCTCGGTCATCCGCTCGGTGCCAGCGGGGCGCGCATCATGACCACGCTGGTGAACGCCATGGAGCAGCGCGGCGCGCGATACGGTCTGCAGACCATGTGCGAGGCCGGCGGTCTCGCCAACGCGACGCTGATCGAGCGCCTCGGGTAG
- a CDS encoding MFS transporter: MVFSSQVHGDIRLRPLLLVLCGAPFVASLDLFVVNIALGDIAASYPGYSLGDLSWVLNGYAIVYAALLVPLGRWADRIGHRRGFMLGLALFTAASAACALSPSLWFLVLFRLLQAVGAAALTPASLGLLVGTVPAERRAGAVRMWAASGAAAAAFGPVVGGILVEASWRWAFLINIPIGIALLIAATRVVPDVRPTATDTELDLMGAALLILGIGALSLGMVQGPEWGWGDPRITLAFTLAAACLALFWWSNSRHRAPLIEPALLKVRTFAWSNATALVFSAAFAAGLLSNILWLQNVWEYSAIRTGLAIAPGPILVPVFAIAGQLLARRFSPGTIAAAGSLVWAAGTLLILASVGAEPHYVTEFLPGLLVGGVGVGLALPTILSSATAGLPQSRSATGSAIVNMNRQIGTVIGVSVLVAVLGTTVGYDDTHSAFIVAWWVIAAVGVGAAATSIGMNSQNPLTVKVPA, encoded by the coding sequence ATGGTATTCAGCAGTCAGGTGCACGGGGATATCCGTCTGCGTCCTCTCCTTCTCGTCCTGTGTGGCGCCCCGTTCGTCGCGAGCCTCGATCTCTTCGTCGTGAACATCGCCCTCGGCGACATCGCCGCCAGCTACCCCGGTTACTCCCTCGGCGACCTGAGCTGGGTACTCAACGGCTATGCGATCGTCTATGCGGCACTACTGGTTCCACTCGGCCGGTGGGCGGATCGCATCGGTCACCGGCGCGGATTCATGCTGGGACTGGCGCTGTTCACGGCTGCGAGCGCCGCCTGCGCGCTCAGCCCCTCCCTGTGGTTTCTCGTCCTCTTCCGCCTGCTGCAGGCTGTCGGCGCCGCGGCCCTGACCCCCGCAAGCCTCGGATTGCTGGTCGGAACCGTCCCCGCGGAACGACGCGCCGGCGCAGTCCGCATGTGGGCGGCCTCTGGTGCGGCAGCCGCCGCATTCGGCCCCGTCGTCGGCGGAATCCTCGTCGAGGCCTCCTGGCGCTGGGCGTTCCTCATCAACATTCCGATCGGAATCGCACTCCTGATCGCCGCGACCCGTGTCGTGCCCGACGTCCGCCCCACCGCCACCGACACCGAACTCGACTTGATGGGGGCGGCCCTGCTGATTCTCGGGATCGGCGCACTGTCGCTCGGGATGGTCCAGGGGCCGGAATGGGGATGGGGGGACCCCCGGATCACGCTCGCTTTCACCCTCGCCGCCGCCTGCCTTGCCCTGTTCTGGTGGAGCAACAGCCGTCACCGGGCACCCCTCATCGAACCGGCCCTGCTGAAGGTGCGCACGTTCGCGTGGTCCAACGCGACCGCCCTGGTGTTCAGCGCAGCGTTCGCGGCGGGACTGCTGTCGAACATCCTTTGGCTGCAGAACGTGTGGGAATACTCGGCGATCAGGACGGGACTCGCCATCGCTCCCGGACCGATCCTCGTGCCGGTCTTTGCGATCGCCGGTCAGCTCCTCGCCCGCCGGTTCTCCCCCGGCACCATTGCCGCTGCGGGAAGTCTGGTGTGGGCGGCGGGCACGCTACTGATCCTGGCGTCGGTAGGGGCGGAGCCCCACTACGTCACCGAATTCCTTCCGGGATTGCTGGTCGGCGGAGTAGGCGTCGGCCTCGCACTCCCCACCATTCTCTCGTCCGCCACTGCCGGGCTTCCGCAGTCCCGGTCGGCGACCGGCAGTGCGATCGTCAACATGAATCGGCAAATCGGCACCGTGATCGGGGTCAGCGTGCTCGTGGCGGTCCTCGGCACCACCGTGGGCTACGACGACACCCACTCTGCCTTCATCGTCGCCTGGTGGGTGATCGCCGCAGTCGGCGTCGGTGCGGCGGCCACATCCATCGGCATGAATTCCCAGAACCCACTCACCGTAAAGGTACCGGCATGA
- a CDS encoding methylated-DNA--[protein]-cysteine S-methyltransferase, which produces MSNRGQQTVNVGCGAHTGLVTTGFCLFDTALGTCAIAWRAAGIVGVQLSEGSPEATRARVERCFPGAVEHSPPTPVQQALDAIREHLGGALDDLRWIDLDFEGVPEFDCNVYEIARAIDPGDTLTYGEVAAALGKPGAAQAVGQALGRNPLPIVVPCHRVLAAGNKVGGFSAGSGTLTKRELLALEHAPGFDDPVLF; this is translated from the coding sequence ATGTCCAACCGTGGCCAACAGACGGTAAACGTCGGATGTGGGGCGCATACTGGGTTGGTGACCACAGGATTCTGCCTGTTCGACACAGCACTCGGCACGTGCGCCATTGCCTGGAGGGCCGCCGGGATCGTCGGTGTGCAACTGTCGGAGGGTTCACCCGAGGCGACACGTGCCCGCGTCGAACGCTGCTTCCCGGGTGCGGTGGAGCACTCACCGCCCACACCGGTCCAGCAGGCGTTGGACGCCATTCGGGAACACCTCGGCGGCGCACTCGACGACCTGCGCTGGATCGACCTCGACTTCGAGGGAGTCCCCGAGTTCGATTGCAACGTATACGAGATCGCCCGGGCCATCGACCCGGGCGACACCCTCACCTACGGAGAGGTGGCTGCAGCACTCGGCAAACCCGGCGCCGCGCAGGCCGTCGGCCAGGCACTCGGACGCAACCCCTTGCCGATCGTCGTCCCCTGCCACCGCGTCCTCGCCGCCGGAAACAAGGTCGGCGGATTCTCCGCGGGCAGCGGCACCCTCACCAAACGCGAACTACTCGCCCTCGAACACGCACCCGGATTCGACGACCCCGTACTGTTCTGA
- a CDS encoding cation diffusion facilitator family transporter: protein MGVGHGHSHGHTQGGGEVGPSKGRVRRMAIALVILLAFLVLEAGVGLTVNSLSLLADAGHMLTDVVGMAMGLVALVLARKGSAAAARTFGWHRAEVLTAMANAAMLLAVAVWVFYEAISRIGDAPDLPGLALVLTATAGLAANLVVMLMLRADSKDSLAVRGAYLEVLADAVGSVGVLIAGAVVIAFNWTYADIVVGVLISLWVVPRALKLAAASLRILTQASPADVDVEAVEADLAAVPGVIGVHDLHVWTLTTGMDVATVHLTTESDSALVLESARTVLETHQLSHATVQVESTANGRHCEKNVTW from the coding sequence ATGGGAGTCGGCCACGGTCATTCGCACGGCCACACGCAAGGCGGGGGTGAGGTAGGGCCATCCAAGGGGCGGGTCCGTCGTATGGCGATAGCGCTCGTCATCCTCCTCGCGTTCCTCGTCCTCGAGGCGGGAGTCGGCCTTACGGTCAATTCGCTGTCGCTGCTTGCCGACGCCGGGCACATGCTCACCGACGTCGTCGGCATGGCAATGGGTCTCGTCGCGCTCGTGCTCGCGCGCAAGGGCAGCGCCGCCGCCGCACGCACCTTCGGCTGGCACCGCGCCGAGGTGCTGACCGCAATGGCCAACGCCGCAATGCTTCTCGCCGTCGCGGTATGGGTGTTCTACGAGGCGATCTCCCGCATCGGCGACGCACCCGACCTCCCCGGTCTCGCACTCGTCCTCACGGCTACCGCCGGTCTGGCCGCGAACCTCGTCGTCATGCTCATGCTGCGGGCCGATTCCAAGGACAGCCTGGCCGTGCGCGGGGCGTACCTCGAAGTTCTCGCGGATGCGGTCGGCAGTGTGGGTGTCCTCATTGCCGGTGCCGTCGTGATCGCGTTCAACTGGACGTACGCCGACATCGTCGTCGGTGTCCTCATCTCCCTGTGGGTGGTGCCCCGCGCACTGAAACTCGCCGCCGCATCGCTGCGGATCCTCACCCAGGCGAGCCCCGCGGACGTCGACGTCGAAGCAGTGGAAGCCGACCTGGCGGCAGTCCCCGGCGTCATCGGCGTGCACGACCTCCACGTGTGGACTCTCACCACCGGCATGGATGTGGCGACGGTGCACCTCACCACGGAATCCGACTCGGCTCTCGTCCTGGAATCGGCCCGCACGGTCCTCGAAACGCACCAGCTCTCACACGCCACAGTGCAGGTGGAATCCACGGCGAACGGACGCCACTGTGAAAAGAACGTGACCTGGTAA
- a CDS encoding site-2 protease family protein, whose amino-acid sequence MNLPRTRSTAVRPSPVFLVVVATAVAGGVLAWGARAESVVGHVGVFLLVVAGWVVTLCLHEFAHAYTAWRNGDTDVAVRGYLTLNPLKYSHPLLSIGLPVLFIALGGIGLPGGAVYLRTGLFPPKVQAKVSLAGPAVNLVSAVVLLTVIRGWGLDGDHRVFWTGLSFLAFLQVMATVLNLLPVPGLDGYGALEPSLPPRTRRSVDQYKPYGLLVLVALLFVPSINTVFFDGIYWLFELSGVPAIYAQYGNYLMRFWLS is encoded by the coding sequence ATGAACCTGCCCAGAACGCGGTCCACCGCCGTCCGGCCGAGCCCGGTCTTCCTCGTCGTCGTCGCCACCGCCGTCGCCGGTGGAGTACTCGCGTGGGGCGCCCGGGCCGAGTCCGTCGTCGGCCACGTCGGGGTCTTCCTCCTCGTGGTGGCCGGCTGGGTGGTGACGCTGTGCCTCCACGAGTTCGCGCACGCGTACACGGCGTGGCGGAACGGCGACACCGATGTGGCGGTGCGCGGATACCTCACCCTGAACCCGCTGAAGTACAGCCACCCCTTGCTGTCGATAGGCCTTCCCGTGCTGTTCATCGCCCTCGGCGGAATCGGGCTACCGGGCGGTGCCGTCTACCTGCGGACGGGGTTGTTCCCGCCGAAGGTCCAGGCGAAGGTGTCGCTCGCGGGGCCGGCCGTGAACCTCGTGTCGGCAGTGGTCCTGCTGACCGTGATTCGCGGGTGGGGCCTGGACGGCGATCATCGGGTGTTCTGGACGGGCCTGAGCTTCCTGGCTTTCCTGCAGGTGATGGCGACGGTACTCAACCTGCTCCCCGTTCCGGGCCTCGACGGCTACGGCGCACTCGAGCCCTCCCTTCCGCCGCGGACCCGCCGGTCCGTCGATCAGTACAAGCCCTACGGACTGCTCGTCCTCGTGGCCCTGCTCTTCGTGCCTTCGATCAATACCGTGTTCTTCGACGGAATCTACTGGCTGTTCGAGCTGTCCGGTGTGCCGGCGATCTACGCGCAGTACGGCAACTACCTGATGCGTTTCTGGCTTTCGTGA
- a CDS encoding adenylosuccinate synthase: MPAIVLIGAQWGDEGKGKATDLLGGRLQWVVRYQGGNNAGHTVVLPNGDKFALHLIPSGILTPGVTNVIGNGVVVDPGVLLTELAGLDERGVDTSKLLLSADAHLIMPYHVAIDKVTERFLGAKKIGTTGRGIGPCYQDKIARVGVRVQDVLDEKILTQKVEAALEFKNQVLAKIYNRKALDPQQVVDEVLEQANGFKHRIADTRLQLNEALERGETVLLEGSQGTLLDVDHGTYPYVTSSNPTSGGAAVGSGIGPTKITTVLGILKAYTTRVGSGPFPTELFDEHGEYLAKTGGEVGVTTGRARRTGWFDAVIARYATRVNGITDYFLTKLDVLSSLDTIPICVAYDIDGVRHEEMPMSQTDVHHATPIYEEMPGWWEDISHARTFEELPKNAQNYVLRLEELSGAYISCIGVGPGRDETIVRRDVVR; encoded by the coding sequence ATGCCGGCAATCGTCCTGATCGGCGCCCAGTGGGGCGATGAGGGCAAGGGCAAAGCGACCGATCTATTGGGCGGACGCCTGCAGTGGGTGGTGCGCTACCAGGGCGGAAACAACGCCGGACACACTGTCGTTCTTCCGAACGGCGACAAGTTCGCGCTGCATCTGATCCCGTCGGGCATCCTCACGCCGGGCGTCACCAACGTCATCGGCAACGGTGTGGTGGTGGATCCGGGAGTGCTGCTCACCGAACTCGCCGGACTCGACGAGCGGGGCGTCGACACCAGCAAATTGCTGCTCTCGGCTGACGCGCACCTGATCATGCCGTACCACGTGGCCATCGACAAGGTCACCGAACGCTTCCTGGGCGCCAAGAAGATCGGCACCACGGGCCGCGGCATCGGGCCCTGCTACCAGGACAAGATCGCCCGTGTCGGCGTCCGGGTGCAAGACGTGCTCGACGAGAAGATCCTCACCCAGAAGGTGGAGGCGGCACTGGAATTCAAGAACCAGGTGCTCGCCAAGATCTACAACCGCAAGGCGCTCGACCCGCAGCAGGTGGTCGACGAGGTGCTCGAACAGGCCAACGGATTCAAGCACCGCATCGCCGACACCCGGTTGCAGCTCAACGAGGCCCTCGAGCGTGGCGAAACGGTTCTGCTGGAGGGGTCGCAGGGAACTCTCCTCGACGTGGACCACGGGACGTACCCGTACGTGACTTCGTCCAACCCGACATCCGGTGGCGCGGCGGTCGGTTCGGGCATCGGACCCACCAAGATCACGACGGTGCTGGGCATCCTCAAGGCGTACACCACGCGAGTCGGCTCCGGTCCGTTCCCGACGGAGCTGTTCGACGAGCACGGTGAATACCTGGCCAAGACGGGTGGCGAGGTGGGTGTCACCACCGGTCGCGCCCGCCGCACCGGCTGGTTCGACGCCGTGATCGCCCGCTACGCAACTCGCGTCAACGGCATCACCGACTACTTCCTCACCAAGCTCGACGTGCTCAGCAGCCTCGACACCATCCCCATCTGCGTCGCCTACGACATCGACGGTGTACGGCACGAGGAAATGCCGATGTCGCAGACCGATGTTCACCACGCCACCCCCATCTACGAAGAGATGCCCGGATGGTGGGAAGACATCTCGCACGCACGCACCTTCGAGGAACTGCCGAAGAATGCGCAGAACTATGTGCTGCGCCTCGAAGAGCTGTCCGGCGCCTACATTTCGTGCATCGGTGTCGGCCCCGGCCGTGACGAGACCATCGTGCGCCGCGACGTGGTGCGCTGA
- a CDS encoding thioesterase family protein: MTPLTALAFPTEFDSTWRGFGGMHGGLVVASMLHAAEAETAATPVTVSAHFTRPVVPGPVDHQVEVVHGGRTPSVRVSMPGSAGALIRLTRTPSAITWPHDAPDLGDEDPEVLTPLAIPADYMPFAQYLDIRPINSARPFAGGADPEFEVWIRLLSSIDFSPSERAAVLLDALPPGLFAVLDAPVAIPTVEFSAHFPVSTYQQPTVNKYSREGWYHLRHRTVWATEDSCVDETELRTATGHLAGQARQLRRILTP; the protein is encoded by the coding sequence ATGACCCCGTTGACCGCACTTGCTTTCCCCACCGAATTCGACTCCACCTGGCGTGGTTTCGGCGGTATGCACGGCGGGCTCGTCGTCGCATCGATGCTGCACGCGGCCGAGGCCGAGACGGCCGCGACACCGGTTACCGTCTCGGCCCACTTCACCCGGCCCGTGGTACCGGGCCCGGTGGACCATCAGGTCGAGGTCGTGCACGGCGGGCGGACACCGAGTGTCCGCGTATCGATGCCCGGTTCCGCAGGTGCCCTGATCCGCCTCACCCGAACGCCCAGCGCCATCACGTGGCCTCACGATGCGCCCGACCTCGGCGACGAAGATCCGGAAGTCCTCACACCCCTGGCGATTCCGGCCGACTACATGCCCTTCGCCCAGTACCTCGACATCCGCCCGATCAACTCGGCACGTCCCTTCGCCGGCGGCGCCGACCCTGAGTTCGAGGTGTGGATTCGTCTGCTCTCATCGATCGATTTCAGCCCTTCCGAACGCGCGGCGGTACTACTCGACGCGTTACCGCCGGGGTTGTTCGCCGTACTCGACGCGCCGGTAGCCATCCCCACCGTCGAGTTCAGTGCCCACTTCCCCGTGAGTACTTATCAACAGCCCACTGTTAACAAGTACTCACGGGAGGGGTGGTACCACCTGCGCCACCGCACGGTCTGGGCCACCGAAGACTCGTGCGTCGACGAGACCGAACTGCGCACCGCCACAGGACACCTCGCAGGTCAGGCGCGTCAGCTCCGCAGAATCCTCACCCCCTGA
- a CDS encoding FUSC family protein, producing the protein MSALPILQCAVAAGASWWVATVVIGHTSPFFAPIAAVVSLGLSLGARLRRSVELVAGVTIGIGVGDLLIAFIGSGTWQIALVVALAMTAAVLLNSGPVLSMQAGSSAVLVATLLPPGGNAGVNRMVDALTGGLVGIAVVALIPTHPVGRARRHAAGVLGTAAEVMQLVADGLVANDDKPIEEALRKARATQSSIDNLRTHLAGGREVSRISPLYWNTRGRLERLSAVADPLDNALRNIRVLARRSLTLVRDDEILNPRLVDQVEKLAQAIETLRLMVLADPGQQPDQAEAARVLRSVASGLKPELVENAGLSATVVFAQIRSLTVDLMQVAGLKRISAIAHLPPTVQKPAYRPEL; encoded by the coding sequence GTGTCGGCGCTGCCGATCCTGCAGTGCGCCGTCGCGGCGGGTGCCTCGTGGTGGGTTGCCACGGTGGTGATAGGTCACACGTCCCCGTTCTTCGCGCCGATCGCCGCGGTGGTGTCGCTGGGACTGTCGCTCGGCGCGCGGCTGCGTCGATCGGTCGAGCTCGTGGCCGGTGTGACCATCGGGATCGGGGTCGGAGACCTCCTGATCGCGTTCATCGGCAGCGGTACCTGGCAGATCGCCCTCGTGGTGGCCTTGGCCATGACCGCGGCGGTGCTCCTGAACAGCGGCCCGGTCCTGTCGATGCAGGCGGGTAGTTCCGCTGTTCTCGTCGCAACTCTGCTACCACCCGGTGGCAATGCGGGTGTCAATCGCATGGTGGACGCACTGACCGGTGGCCTGGTGGGCATCGCGGTGGTGGCGTTGATTCCCACGCATCCCGTGGGCCGGGCGCGGCGCCACGCCGCGGGGGTCCTCGGAACGGCCGCCGAAGTGATGCAATTGGTGGCGGACGGCTTGGTCGCCAACGACGACAAGCCCATCGAGGAGGCACTGCGGAAGGCGCGAGCCACCCAGTCGTCCATCGACAACCTGCGCACGCACCTCGCGGGCGGCCGGGAGGTCAGCCGTATCTCGCCGCTGTACTGGAACACCCGCGGCAGACTCGAACGCTTGAGCGCCGTTGCCGACCCGCTCGACAACGCTCTGCGCAATATTCGTGTCCTGGCCCGGCGTTCGCTCACTTTGGTACGTGACGACGAGATCCTCAACCCGCGACTGGTCGACCAGGTCGAGAAATTGGCCCAGGCCATCGAAACGCTGCGCCTGATGGTGCTCGCAGACCCCGGTCAGCAACCCGACCAAGCCGAGGCTGCTCGCGTGCTCCGGTCGGTGGCGTCCGGACTCAAACCGGAACTGGTGGAGAATGCAGGTCTGTCGGCCACCGTTGTCTTCGCCCAGATCCGTTCGCTCACCGTCGATCTGATGCAGGTGGCAGGGCTGAAACGTATCTCTGCCATCGCGCATCTGCCCCCGACAGTGCAGAAGCCGGCGTACCGTCCGGAACTCTGA
- a CDS encoding winged helix-turn-helix transcriptional regulator, with translation MNAARLDGFLGDRDTWRATHCSIGKAMDVVGTRSAILILREAYYGTTRFDDFVQRVGVTEAVAAARLRELTAEGLFERRPYKEPGQRTRFEYVLTEKGRDLLPAVLALMQWGDKYLQGSRGAPIGLRDDATGQPVRVEVRSPDREVPLTELRLTPNFTEEQARRSLP, from the coding sequence ATGAATGCGGCACGACTGGACGGCTTCCTCGGCGATCGCGACACCTGGCGGGCCACGCACTGCTCGATCGGAAAGGCGATGGATGTAGTGGGCACGCGTTCGGCCATTCTCATCCTCCGCGAGGCCTATTACGGGACCACGCGGTTCGACGACTTCGTCCAGCGTGTGGGGGTCACCGAGGCGGTGGCGGCGGCGCGCCTGCGGGAACTCACCGCGGAAGGTTTGTTCGAGCGGCGGCCCTACAAGGAACCCGGACAACGAACCCGCTTCGAATACGTGCTGACCGAGAAGGGTCGCGACCTCCTGCCCGCCGTGCTGGCACTCATGCAGTGGGGTGACAAGTACCTGCAGGGATCACGCGGCGCGCCGATCGGACTGCGGGACGACGCGACGGGTCAACCCGTCCGCGTGGAGGTGCGCAGTCCCGACCGCGAGGTGCCGTTGACCGAATTGCGGTTGACGCCCAACTTCACCGAGGAGCAGGCTCGCCGCTCCCTGCCGTGA
- a CDS encoding DUF3151 domain-containing protein: MTSFGDLLGPQPTLLPGDDEAESALLNHEEPASVAAAHPTASIAWAYLAEAALDAGETIAAYAYARTGYHRGLDQLRRNGWKGFGPVPYSHEPNRGFLRCVAVLAKAAKTIGETDEYARCLDLLEDSDPRAAEALGLG; encoded by the coding sequence ATGACCTCTTTCGGTGACCTTCTCGGACCCCAGCCCACGCTGCTTCCCGGTGACGACGAGGCCGAGTCGGCCCTGTTGAACCACGAGGAACCGGCTTCCGTGGCGGCCGCACACCCCACCGCCTCCATCGCGTGGGCGTATCTCGCCGAGGCAGCTCTCGACGCCGGCGAGACGATCGCTGCGTACGCCTACGCACGCACCGGATACCACCGTGGCCTCGACCAGCTGCGCCGCAACGGCTGGAAGGGTTTCGGCCCCGTTCCCTACAGCCACGAACCGAATCGTGGTTTCCTGCGCTGCGTCGCCGTCCTCGCGAAGGCCGCGAAGACGATCGGCGAAACCGACGAATACGCCCGTTGCCTCGACTTGCTCGAGGACAGCGACCCCCGAGCCGCCGAAGCGCTTGGCCTCGGGTAG
- a CDS encoding helix-turn-helix transcriptional regulator, producing MRSSRLVELMLRLEGSRGVTAGQLAEELGVSVRTVYRDVTALSAAGVPLWTESGPGGGIRLLDGWQSKLGGMTGAETSALMLLGVPSLADDLGLREVTAAAQSKLLHALPVPLRAGAQLWRDRLYVDVPGWFTPPRDNEHLPDVATAVLEGRRLRIDYRKGADVVTRTLDPLGLVAKAGVWYLVAQHRSRILSYRVSRISDATVLTEQALRPEQFDLGAWWSASVAEFDRSMLRFRCRVRLSPRSWRQLPRIVGVEAARVEAGPPDEDGWVAIDLVLEAEDVALEQLTALGAGVEVLEPASLRAALRYTGEAMMNRHR from the coding sequence ATGCGTTCGAGTCGGCTCGTCGAACTGATGCTGCGGCTGGAGGGCAGCCGCGGTGTCACGGCTGGGCAGCTGGCCGAGGAGCTGGGTGTCTCGGTGCGCACGGTGTACCGGGATGTCACGGCGCTGTCGGCGGCGGGCGTGCCGCTCTGGACCGAAAGTGGTCCCGGTGGCGGTATTCGGTTGCTCGACGGATGGCAGTCGAAACTCGGTGGGATGACGGGGGCGGAGACGTCGGCGTTGATGCTGCTGGGTGTGCCTTCGCTCGCCGACGACCTCGGTCTGCGTGAGGTGACCGCGGCGGCGCAGTCGAAGTTGCTGCACGCGTTGCCTGTTCCGCTGCGGGCAGGTGCACAGTTGTGGCGTGATCGTCTGTACGTCGACGTGCCGGGATGGTTCACGCCACCGCGCGACAACGAGCATCTGCCCGACGTCGCCACCGCGGTGCTCGAGGGACGGCGCCTGCGTATCGACTACAGAAAAGGTGCCGACGTGGTGACGCGGACGCTCGATCCACTCGGTCTGGTGGCCAAGGCGGGTGTCTGGTACCTGGTTGCGCAGCATCGCAGCAGAATTCTGTCGTACCGGGTGTCCCGGATCAGTGACGCCACGGTCCTCACGGAACAGGCACTGCGGCCGGAACAGTTCGATCTCGGTGCGTGGTGGTCGGCCTCCGTCGCGGAATTCGATCGCTCGATGCTCCGGTTCCGGTGCCGGGTGCGCCTGTCACCGCGGTCGTGGCGTCAGTTGCCCCGGATCGTGGGTGTGGAGGCTGCGCGCGTCGAGGCGGGACCTCCCGACGAGGACGGTTGGGTGGCCATCGACCTGGTGCTCGAGGCCGAGGACGTGGCTCTCGAACAGTTGACTGCGCTGGGGGCAGGGGTCGAGGTACTCGAACCTGCGTCGCTGCGGGCGGCGTTGCGCTACACCGGTGAGGCGATGATGAACCGCCACCGGTGA